Proteins encoded within one genomic window of Triticum aestivum cultivar Chinese Spring chromosome 2D, IWGSC CS RefSeq v2.1, whole genome shotgun sequence:
- the LOC123050716 gene encoding tRNA-specific adenosine deaminase TAD1 isoform X1, whose protein sequence is MLDASSPQPRDGVLWAEAASSAALRQYCALPKKGKPQGRESTVLAAFLLSFPENPLNPTVLSLATGTKCLGAARLGPHGDLVHDAHAEIVARRALLRLIYAEIGTNSPPSWLVASGTDGRWRLRDGHQLHLYITQLPCGVMPVPPSPLEVRRDQLDTMVNGCSALSISDVGFVQRKPGRGDTTLSVSCFDKITRWCVVGIQGALLSHILEPLYLSTITIGQSPGGAPDGFCIESNVVKVLGARLSCLSRKYPDPFKPNKPLFFEAPIPPQEFQHTSGDIPPLTCGYSICWNKSGLHEVVLGTTGRKQGTSSKAASSPSTESLLCKIRLAEAFISLDHALVTKFRHEKLSYRAIKDMACEYQQILELLRKAPFFARWRAKPTSVDSFTVPRS, encoded by the exons ATGCTCGACGCctcctcgccccagccgcgagacGGCGTCCTGTGGGCCGAGGCCGCCTCCTCGGCCGCCCTCCGCCAGTACTGTGCCCTCCCCAAGAAGGGCAAGCCACAGGGGCGTGAGTccaccgtcctcgccgccttcctGCTGTCCTTTCCGGAGAACCCACTGAATCCCACCGTCCTCTCCCTCGCCACCGGCACCAAGTGCCTCGGCGCAGCACGCCTTGGGCCTCACGGCGACCTTGTCCACGACGCCCATGCCGAGATCGTCGCCCGTCGCGCGCTCCTCCGGCTCATCTATGCCGAGATCGGCACGAACAGCCCACCAAGTTGGCTGGTTGCATCTGGTACTGATGGGCGGTGGAGGCTGAGGGACGGGCATCAGCTGCATCTCTACATCACCCAGCTCCCCT GTGGGGTCATGCCGGTGCCGCCGTCACCTTTGGAGGTTCGAAGGGATCAACTGGATACCATGGTGAATGGATGCAGTG CACTTTCCATATCAGATGTTGGTTTCGTTCAGAGGAAGCCAGGGCGTGGTGATACAACATTGTCAGTGAGCTGTTTTGACAAAATTACTCGCTGGTGTGTCGTTGGGATTCAAG GTGCATTGCTGTCACACATTCTCGAGCCCTTGTATTTGTCCACCATTACCATTGGACAATCACCTGGTGGTGCACCTGACGGGTTTTGTATTGAAAGTAACGTTGTAAAAGTCCTTGGTGCTCGTCTGTCCTGTCTATCCAGAAAATATCCTGACCCTTTCAAACCGAACAAG CCACTATTTTTTGAGGCACCTATCCCCCCTCAAGAGTTTCAACATACTTCAGGAGATATACCGCCTTTGACTTGCGG GTACTCAATATGCTGGAATAAATCCGGTTTGCATGAAGTTGTTTTAGGAACAACTGGGAGAAAACAAGGTACATCTTCAAAGGCAGCATCCTCACCCTCCACTGAGTCATTGCTCTGCAA GATAAGATTGGCAGAGGCCTTCATATCACTTGATCATGCATTAGTCACAAAATTCcgtcatgagaagctttcttatcgTGCAATTAAG GATATGGCTTGTGAGTACCAGCAGATACTTGAGCTTCTTAGGAAGGCTCCATTTTTTGCCCGATGGCGTGCTAAGCCAACATCGGTTGATTCGTTTACAGTTCCACGGTCATAA
- the LOC123050716 gene encoding tRNA-specific adenosine deaminase TAD1 isoform X2, producing MLDASSPQPRDGVLWAEAASSAALRQYCALPKKGKPQGRESTVLAAFLLSFPENPLNPTVLSLATGTKCLGAARLGPHGDLVHDAHAEIVARRALLRLIYAEIGTNSPPSWLVASGTDGRWRLRDGHQLHLYITQLPCGVMPVPPSPLEVRRDQLDTMVNGCSDVGFVQRKPGRGDTTLSVSCFDKITRWCVVGIQGALLSHILEPLYLSTITIGQSPGGAPDGFCIESNVVKVLGARLSCLSRKYPDPFKPNKPLFFEAPIPPQEFQHTSGDIPPLTCGYSICWNKSGLHEVVLGTTGRKQGTSSKAASSPSTESLLCKIRLAEAFISLDHALVTKFRHEKLSYRAIKDMACEYQQILELLRKAPFFARWRAKPTSVDSFTVPRS from the exons ATGCTCGACGCctcctcgccccagccgcgagacGGCGTCCTGTGGGCCGAGGCCGCCTCCTCGGCCGCCCTCCGCCAGTACTGTGCCCTCCCCAAGAAGGGCAAGCCACAGGGGCGTGAGTccaccgtcctcgccgccttcctGCTGTCCTTTCCGGAGAACCCACTGAATCCCACCGTCCTCTCCCTCGCCACCGGCACCAAGTGCCTCGGCGCAGCACGCCTTGGGCCTCACGGCGACCTTGTCCACGACGCCCATGCCGAGATCGTCGCCCGTCGCGCGCTCCTCCGGCTCATCTATGCCGAGATCGGCACGAACAGCCCACCAAGTTGGCTGGTTGCATCTGGTACTGATGGGCGGTGGAGGCTGAGGGACGGGCATCAGCTGCATCTCTACATCACCCAGCTCCCCT GTGGGGTCATGCCGGTGCCGCCGTCACCTTTGGAGGTTCGAAGGGATCAACTGGATACCATGGTGAATGGATGCAGTG ATGTTGGTTTCGTTCAGAGGAAGCCAGGGCGTGGTGATACAACATTGTCAGTGAGCTGTTTTGACAAAATTACTCGCTGGTGTGTCGTTGGGATTCAAG GTGCATTGCTGTCACACATTCTCGAGCCCTTGTATTTGTCCACCATTACCATTGGACAATCACCTGGTGGTGCACCTGACGGGTTTTGTATTGAAAGTAACGTTGTAAAAGTCCTTGGTGCTCGTCTGTCCTGTCTATCCAGAAAATATCCTGACCCTTTCAAACCGAACAAG CCACTATTTTTTGAGGCACCTATCCCCCCTCAAGAGTTTCAACATACTTCAGGAGATATACCGCCTTTGACTTGCGG GTACTCAATATGCTGGAATAAATCCGGTTTGCATGAAGTTGTTTTAGGAACAACTGGGAGAAAACAAGGTACATCTTCAAAGGCAGCATCCTCACCCTCCACTGAGTCATTGCTCTGCAA GATAAGATTGGCAGAGGCCTTCATATCACTTGATCATGCATTAGTCACAAAATTCcgtcatgagaagctttcttatcgTGCAATTAAG GATATGGCTTGTGAGTACCAGCAGATACTTGAGCTTCTTAGGAAGGCTCCATTTTTTGCCCGATGGCGTGCTAAGCCAACATCGGTTGATTCGTTTACAGTTCCACGGTCATAA